GAGGACTTCCCAGTGTTCGGGGGTCAGGTCGATGTCTTCAGTAGCGGCGAGGGCGCTGGCAACGTCATGAGACCAGTCGTCGAGGTCGACCAGAAAGCCGTCCTTGTCCAGTTCGATGGCGCGGGCGCCGACAGTCATCGAGTTCATAGCCAGCTGTTGACCTTGTCGTGGTGGATCGACAGTTCGACGAAGGCCGGGTAATCGATGGCTTCGGCCCAGTCGGGAGCAACGATGGCGCGGGCCTGCAGGTCTTCGGCGAGGGCGAACAGCTTGACCCGGCGCTCGTTCAGCGTGGCGAATGGCGCAGTGCCCGGTTGCAGGGCGTATACCGCATCACCGGATAACAGTAAGGCGTCGGCAGCGCCGATCACGCGCAGGCAACTGCTCAGGCGATCATCGCCGAACGGGGAATGAGACAACACATGCAAAGTCGACATCAGAGGGTGATCACCTGGTCGTAACGGTCAATAAGGGCGGTGATTTCGCTGGCGCCGAGCGGCTGCGCTTCGTCCAGCGACAGCGTGCTCAGGCCACGGGCGCTGGCGCTGTCGGTGCAGTAGAACAGTTCTTCAACGCCGAACATCGGCAGCGCCTGCAGGTTAGCGCTGAGGTCTTTCTGTTGCAGGGCCTTGGCGTTCTGTCCGGCGGCCAGTTGCAACATGCCATCGTCGAGAAACAGCAGGCCGATCGGCAGATCGAACGCGCCGCCGGCCAGAACGACGTCCAGCGCTTCGCGGGCGCCGGGGCCGGACCATGGCGACTGGCGGCTGATGATCAACAGGGATTTGGCCATTTCACGCGCCTCCGAAACAGATCAGTCGATCGGCGTCCTGCACCGCGTCGTGCAACTGGCCGAGGCCGGACAACTCCCACGGCGCGCTGACCGCGACTGCATCACGCTGGTAGCGTTTGGCTTCTTCGTCATTCAGCACGCCACGGCGCAGGGCGGCGGCGATGCACACCACGCCGTCCAGTTGCTGCTCGCTGATGAACGCGCGCCACTGTTTGGGCAGGTCCAGTTCGTCCTGCGGGGTGACCACCGCGTCGGAGGCGTTGTACACGCCGTCCTGATAAAAAAACAGCCGGACAATCTCATGCCCGCCGGCCAGCGCAGCCTGCGCAAACAGCAGGGCACGGCGCGAGGAGGGCGCATGGGCGGCGGAAAACAGCGCAATGGCGAACTTCATGACGGACTCGATCAGCAAAACTGCGGCCATGATAAAGCTTTATGAAGGCAGCCGCGAAACCAAGTGAAGCACATGCCCTCTGTGGGAGCGGGCTTGCTCGCGAAGGCGTTGGGTCATTCGACACATCTTTGACTGATGCACCGCTTTCGCGAGCAAGCCCGCTCCCACAGGATCGTATTTCAGCGCGGCATATAGCCCAGTTGCCAGCGCCGCGGAATGCTCAGGGACAGCACGCCCAGCACCGCCGCCAGCAAGCCGCTGGCGAACAATGCCCGAAGTCCGAAATGATGTTCCAGCACTGCGCCGAGTATCGCGCCGATGAACATCCCGCTCCACGGCACCAGTTGCACCCGCCAGCCATTACGGCGTTCGCCGAGCATCCAGCGCCCCAGTCCACGGCCGAACCGCGACAGCGCTCCGGTCACGTACGTCAGGCCCACTGGCAGGCCATTCACTTCCTCGACCGCCGCGTTGAGCATGCCCATCGCGATGATCGCCGCCAGCAGCGCCGGCAGTTGCGTGTCGTACGGCCATGCCGCCGCCAGGCAAAGCAGGGTGGCGATGCACAGCAACAAGGGCAATGTGCGCCGACCACCGAGGCGCCCGATCACGATCCCCAAGGCATTACCGATCACGAAGGTGACGACGAGGATGATCAGGCGCAAAGTCAGTCCGAGGTCGCCGTCACTGATCGCCACCGCCAGCCGCGTGGTATTACCGCTCATGAAAGAAACGAAATCGCCGCTGGCCATGAAGCCGATCGCGTCGGTCATGCCCGCCAGCACTGACAGGCTGGCCACCAGCGCCAGACCGATGCGCCCGCGCCATTTCTGCCGATGCAGATGCCCGGAGGTGGCGCGGTGAGTCGAAGTGGAGGGCAGCATCGGCGACGATATCCTTCAGCGGCGTTTACGGTTCCAGCCCATACAGATCGCAGTAATCCTTCCAGCTCATGTGCGCCATTTCCGCTACCTCGCGATGCACCTCCATGCGCTGGGCCTGATACTCCTGGGGCGATGCAGCCGTGAGTCGCAAGGTCAGTTCCCAGGCGAACAGCCCCTGATTTTCCGCCTCGGCCTCGAAGGCTTCGTGCAGGCGTTCTTCACGATACTGCGCCGGGGTTTCGCCTTTGGCCTGGGCCAGCAGCGGATTGAGATGATCGAGGGATTCGCGCAGTTCGGGGCGCGCGTCGAGAAACAGTTTCAGGGCTTGTTCATGTCGCTGGTCGGTGGGCGCCATGTGTGTTCCTTGTGAGGCTGATGACCCTAGGGTGCCGGAGCGGCCGTCGCATGTCGCGCTATAAATGCAGTAAAGCAGAACGATTTTGCCTGTTGCGGTGATACAGTCCGCTTTTTTCTGAATGAGCGAATGCAATGCGAATTCTGATGGTAGCGCTGGCCGCGACGGTGTTGGCTGGCTGCGCGGGTTCGGTGATGGACGATTCTCGCACCAAAGCCCCGTACAAGGTTCTGACTTCGGACAAGCCGGAGAAAGTTGTCGCTCAGTGCGTACAGTTCGGCTGGCAGGACGAAGCAGTGTTTGGCGTGGACGCCGGAGCGTATCTGCAACCGGGCAAGAAGGGTGGCTCGACGGTGTACACCCGTTCCGCAGAGTCATTTGTCGACGTGACCAGCGATGCGTCGGGAACCGTGCTCAACTACTACGCGCAGAAGGACGATTTTGTTGCCAAACGCCGGTTGGCGGCGTTGGCGACCTGTCTTTGATATTGCGCTGAAGCGGCTGCCGTTATCGCCAGCAGGCTGGCTCCCACACTGGATTTGTGTTTGCCACCGCTCCTGTAGGAGTGAGCCTGCTCGCGATGAGGCCAATGAATTCAACCGATCAAGCGCTTCTGGAAATAATGCCGGCTATGCCCCGGCGGGTAATCAACGATCTCGCCAAACTGGCTGAATCCCAGCTTCTGGTAGAACGCCGGCGCCTGAAAATCGAAGGTGTCCAGCCAGATGCCCAGGCAGTTCTTCTCCTTGGCCAGATTTTCCGCCATGGCCATCAGTTCCGAGCCGATGCGTTGCCCGCGACCCTGTTCCGGGACGCACAGCAACTCGATGTACATCCACTGGAAGATCACCCGGCCGTACAAACCGCCGAGAATCGCGTCGTGTTCATCGCGCACCAGCAGGGCGAAAGGTTCAGATGTGGAACCACCGGTCCGGGCGTCGTTATACGCAATCAAAGGCTCGAGAATGGCTTTGCGCTGTTCTTCCGTAGGGTTCTGCGACAGCTCGATTCGCAACGTCATGTGCAACTTCCTTGTGAGATGAACCGGCAGCCTATCCTGCCCGGGGAGCGTCTTCCAAGTCCTTCCTCATCCCTTTGGAACCGCCGCTGTCGCGCCGGGGTCTAGCTTTTACAGCGTCATTCCGAACGCGGTTGATGAGGATCCCCCATGAATATTTTCGAAGCCCTTCGCGAAAGCCACGACCGCCAGCGCAGTTACGCCAAAGCCCTGGTCGAAACCAGCGGTGATACTCCGGAGCGGGTTGAGGCCTACAAACAGCTCAAGGCTGAACTTCAGGCCCATGAAACCGCCGAAGAGCGGCACTTCTACATCCCGCTGATGGAGTTCGACAACGGTGTCGACCTCAGTCGCCATGCCATCTCCGAGCACCATGAAATGGACGAGATGATGGAAGAGCTGGACGAGACCGAGATGTCCAGCCCGGCGTGGCTGGCAACGGCGAAGAAGCTCTCCGACAAAGTCCATCATCATCTCAAGGAAGAAGAGCAGAAGTTCTTCCAGATGGCCGGCAAATTGCTCGATGACAAGCAAAAGGAACAGCTCGCTGGCCAGTACGAAAAGGAGTACCAGGCGCAACTGCCATGAGTACTGAATGCCAGTTTTTGCAGTGTCGGCGTGTAGGCCTTTGGCCATGCGTTGGGTGGGTCTTGTCGTAATTGACTGTATATTCATCCAGTGTTTTCGGCGTTTTTGACTTGAGACGCCGATTGACTGCGACAAAACCGCCGATGGACAAAAAAACCACCTCCGTTAGCTTGAAGGCCTCTCCTCGGACAGGAGAGTTCTTAAATCAACGGAGTGAAAAACATGAATCAACCACAAGCTCAAACCCAACTGCGACACGGTCGCGTCACCTCCCCAGCCAGCCGCGGTGCGGTAGCCATCGAGCAAGGATTGCTCGGTGCCTGGCAGGTCAACGAAATGGAAGGCGGCAAGAACTTCCCGGCGCTGACGGCAGGACCTTTTCCTGCTCCCTATGGCAGCGACAGTGACAGTGTCACGCCGCCCGCCGACGGTTACATCCTCAGCGGTGGCAAGACCGATGCCCGTGACTGCGTGAACTTCACCGACGAGGAAATGAGCAAAAAGCTCAATCGTCCGTTCAGCTGGCCACTGCTCAGTGTCACCCCGGGCCAGACACTGGAAGTGAAGTGGGAATACACCGCGCCACACACCACCCGTGGTTATCGCTGGCTGATCACCAAGGATGGCTGGGATCCGAAACAGCGTATTTCCCGTGCACAACTCGAAGCGCAGCCTTTCGCCGAAGACTTCTACACTCAAGTGCCGTATTACAGCTATCCGGGGGAATTGAAGGCCAAGGTCAATCATTCGGTGAAATTGCCGGCCACCAAAAAGGGCCGTCACGTCATCGTGCTGATGTGGATCGTCGCCAACACCGGCAACGCGTTCTATCAGGCGTTCGACGTCGACTTCAAATAACGGCGTTACGCTCAACTCACAGGTTCTGAAGGATTAGAACATGTCAAATATCGACTTCACGCTAGTGCAAAACCAGGCGGCCGACGCGGCCTCGCTGATGCCGAGCATCGCCGGCAAAAAAATACTCATGGGCTTCTGGCACAACTGGCCGGCGGGTCCAAGTGACGGCTATCGTCAGGGCCGCTTCGCCGAAATAGCTCTGGAAGCGGTGCCCAAGGAGTACAACGTGGTCGCGGTGGCGTTCATGAAGGGCAGCGGGATTCCAACCTTCAAGCCGTACAACGTCTCCGATGCCGAGTTCCGGCGTCAGGTCGGCGTGCTCAACAGCCAGGGGCGGGCGGTGCTCTTGTCCCTGGGTGGCGCCGATGCGCACATCGAGTTGCGGGCCGGACAGGAACAACCACTGGCCAATGAGATTATCCGTCTGGTGGAAACCTACGGCTTCGATGGGCTGGACATCGATCTTGAACAGAGCGCGATTGATTTCGCCGCCAACAAGACCGTGCTGCCGGCCGCGCTGAAACTGGTCAAGGATCACTACGCAGGCCAGGGCAAGCACTTCATCATCAGCATGGCCCCGGAGTTTCCGTACCTGACCACCAATGGCAAATACGTCGGTTACCTGCAGGCACTTGAAGGCTATTACGACTTCATCGCGCCGCAGTTCTACAACCAGGGCGGCGACGGGGTCTGGGTGCCGGAAGCCAATAATGGCAATGGTGCATGGATCGCGCAGAACAACGATGCGCTGAAAGAGGACTTCCTCTATTACCTGACCGAAAGTCTGGTGACCGGCACCCGGGGCTTCACCAAAATCCCGGCGGACAAATTCGTCATCGGCCTGCCGGCCAACGTCGATGCGGCTGCCACCGGTTACGTGATCGACAGCACCGCCGTCGGCAATGCGCTCAAACGTCTGGCGATCAAAGGGCTGCCGATCAAGGGCCTGATGACCTGGTCGGTAAACTGGGACAACGGCGTCAGCAAGGATCGCGTGCCGTATGGCTGGGAATTCAGTCGGCGTTATGGACCGCTGATTCACGGAGCGAAAACAGCGGCACAGGAAACGGATGACACGTTGTCGCGCGTCGCCCGTTAGCAGCAATTAAAGAGCCCGGTAGCGCTGCCGGGCTTTTTTGCGTGGGCCAGGCAAACAATGCTCGGGTGTGAGTCATAGCGGAGCGGGTTGCTTATCCGATTGGGACGCGCTCGATACATTGAGTGAATGACTGGACGAGATCCAGCAAGCAGGCAGCCGCCTGATTGATCTGCGTATCGGTAAGCGCCGCGTAGCCAATCAGCACGCCGGGTTTGACCGCGTGACTGCTGGTGAATGCGGATACCGGTTGCAGGCAAAGATTGAAGAGGGCAGCCCGTGCGCAGAATTCTCTTTCATCAATGTCTGTGGGTAACCAGAGCACAAAATGTAATCCGGATTGCTCGCCGGAAATCTGCAGATCAGGGTTTTCTCGCAGCTTTGAGATCAGCAAATCGCGTCGATGTTGATACGTCTGTCGCGAGATGCGCAAATGCCGTACATATTTTCCGGTGCAGAGAAACTGGTTGAGTGCGAGCTGACCCAGTATGCCTGGCGTCTGGCCGGTGTCTTCGATGAGGTTGATGACTTTCTTCTGTAAATGTTTGGGAATGACCATGAAGCCCAGACGAAAGTTGCTGAACAGGGTTTTATTGAAGCTGCCGCAGAAAATCACCCGGTCGTTTGTATCTATTGATTTGATGGCGGGCAGGGGAGCACTGCCATAGTTGTATTCGCTGTCGTAGTCGTCCTCGATGATGATCGCATTGGCTGCGGTCGCCGAGGCCAGCAGAGCCTTGCGGCGTGCCATGCTCATGCAGACACCCAAAGGAGCCTGGTGAGAGGGCGTGACATAAATGGCCTGAACCGGACTGGCGGGTGACAACGCTTCAACGATCAGACCTGCATCGTCCACTGGAATATCGATGATTGTGTTGCCGGAACAATTGAATATCCGCCGGGCC
The Pseudomonas fluorescens genome window above contains:
- the tusD gene encoding sulfurtransferase complex subunit TusD; this translates as MKFAIALFSAAHAPSSRRALLFAQAALAGGHEIVRLFFYQDGVYNASDAVVTPQDELDLPKQWRAFISEQQLDGVVCIAAALRRGVLNDEEAKRYQRDAVAVSAPWELSGLGQLHDAVQDADRLICFGGA
- the tusB gene encoding sulfurtransferase complex subunit TusB, translating into MSTLHVLSHSPFGDDRLSSCLRVIGAADALLLSGDAVYALQPGTAPFATLNERRVKLFALAEDLQARAIVAPDWAEAIDYPAFVELSIHHDKVNSWL
- a CDS encoding hemerythrin domain-containing protein, whose amino-acid sequence is MNIFEALRESHDRQRSYAKALVETSGDTPERVEAYKQLKAELQAHETAEERHFYIPLMEFDNGVDLSRHAISEHHEMDEMMEELDETEMSSPAWLATAKKLSDKVHHHLKEEEQKFFQMAGKLLDDKQKEQLAGQYEKEYQAQLP
- the tusC gene encoding sulfurtransferase complex subunit TusC; this encodes MAKSLLIISRQSPWSGPGAREALDVVLAGGAFDLPIGLLFLDDGMLQLAAGQNAKALQQKDLSANLQALPMFGVEELFYCTDSASARGLSTLSLDEAQPLGASEITALIDRYDQVITL
- a CDS encoding GNAT family N-acetyltransferase; this encodes MTLRIELSQNPTEEQRKAILEPLIAYNDARTGGSTSEPFALLVRDEHDAILGGLYGRVIFQWMYIELLCVPEQGRGQRIGSELMAMAENLAKEKNCLGIWLDTFDFQAPAFYQKLGFSQFGEIVDYPPGHSRHYFQKRLIG
- a CDS encoding DUF6388 family protein, which encodes MAPTDQRHEQALKLFLDARPELRESLDHLNPLLAQAKGETPAQYREERLHEAFEAEAENQGLFAWELTLRLTAASPQEYQAQRMEVHREVAEMAHMSWKDYCDLYGLEP
- a CDS encoding PLP-dependent aminotransferase family protein, coding for MPFELTEHSLSTKHQLLCRFLEHLISSGRLQSGEALPSTRTLAQRWGVSRGTLETVFDQLREEGFIIRKRGAGSVVCATLPDNLIAAARTKELQVELDTHRSSDSPAPITYLQPYVPFIARLADPGLLEEKDVKSLCTPSAKDLATAVSASSLGGDENLRKSICDHIQIYRGIDCSPQDIVITHGIRHCLDLISRVLGKEAVVAMEDPGYYWARRIFNCSGNTIIDIPVDDAGLIVEALSPASPVQAIYVTPSHQAPLGVCMSMARRKALLASATAANAIIIEDDYDSEYNYGSAPLPAIKSIDTNDRVIFCGSFNKTLFSNFRLGFMVIPKHLQKKVINLIEDTGQTPGILGQLALNQFLCTGKYVRHLRISRQTYQHRRDLLISKLRENPDLQISGEQSGLHFVLWLPTDIDEREFCARAALFNLCLQPVSAFTSSHAVKPGVLIGYAALTDTQINQAAACLLDLVQSFTQCIERVPIG
- a CDS encoding lytic polysaccharide monooxygenase auxiliary activity family 9 protein; its protein translation is MNQPQAQTQLRHGRVTSPASRGAVAIEQGLLGAWQVNEMEGGKNFPALTAGPFPAPYGSDSDSVTPPADGYILSGGKTDARDCVNFTDEEMSKKLNRPFSWPLLSVTPGQTLEVKWEYTAPHTTRGYRWLITKDGWDPKQRISRAQLEAQPFAEDFYTQVPYYSYPGELKAKVNHSVKLPATKKGRHVIVLMWIVANTGNAFYQAFDVDFK
- a CDS encoding YoaK family protein codes for the protein MLPSTSTHRATSGHLHRQKWRGRIGLALVASLSVLAGMTDAIGFMASGDFVSFMSGNTTRLAVAISDGDLGLTLRLIILVVTFVIGNALGIVIGRLGGRRTLPLLLCIATLLCLAAAWPYDTQLPALLAAIIAMGMLNAAVEEVNGLPVGLTYVTGALSRFGRGLGRWMLGERRNGWRVQLVPWSGMFIGAILGAVLEHHFGLRALFASGLLAAVLGVLSLSIPRRWQLGYMPR